A window of Halogeometricum sp. S1BR25-6 genomic DNA:
CGGCGCGGGCCGCCGCGGCCAGCGCTCGAATCTCCTCGTGGGAGGCCGACCGCTCTGCGGCCCCCGACCCCGCGCTCCCGCCGTCCGCGCGTTCGTCCGTCATCCCTGGTCGAACGCCACCCCCTTGCCGCCGCGCGGGTGCCGCCACTCGGTGTCGGCGACGACGGCGCACGTCCCGCACTCCACGCAGGGCTGCGTGTCGAGACTCACGACGCGCTCCTCGCTCCCGTTGGTCCGGACGACCTCCTCGCGGTAACAGCCGCCGCCGAAGTCCTCCGCGCTGACGGGACAGGCGGCGACGGCGGCGCCGCTGGCCGCGTAGGAGTCGTCGCGCAGCGTGATGTGGGGGTTGCCCACGTCGGTGTCGTACGTCAGTTCGCCGATGCGCTCCTCCAGGCTCGGCGGTTCGACGCCGCTCTCGTCCGCGACGCGCGTCCCCAGTTCCTCGGCGATGACCGTCGGGAGCGTCACGTACGGCGTTCGGGTGTCCGGCACGATGGCGGAGAGTCGGGGAGAGCCGTACAGCCCTTCGAGGCCGCCGCCCAACGCGCGGATACCGAGGCGGCCGAGGCGGGAGGTGAGAAGCGAGTCGACGGCGTCGGTCACGTCGTCCCGCTCCGCGACGGTCCGCACGAGGTCGTACCCCCGCGGTCTGAGTTTGTCCATCACGCCCTCGTCTCGGAGTTTCTCGGCGTACAGCCGACCGGCGTCCTCGGGCCGCCCGCGACCCCGCGCCTGCGCGAACGCCTCGCCGGCCAGCGCCCCCGCGGTGACGGCGTGGTTCATCCCCTTGATGATGGGACCCTGCGCCTGCATCTGCCCGGCGGCGTCGCCGACGACGAGCAGTCGCCCGGCGTGAGGTTCGCGCAGCGCCACCTTTTTCGAGTCGGGGACGAGTTTCGCGGCGTACTCCCGCTCCCGGTAGTCGTCTCCGAGCCACTGCGCGAGGAGCGGGTGCGTCAACAGCGCGTCGAGCAGTTCGTGTGGTTCCGCCTGCTCGGCGACGAGGCTGTCGAGGTGGAACACCGTCCCGATGGAGAGCGAATCCTCGTTCGTG
This region includes:
- a CDS encoding FAD-dependent monooxygenase — protein: MTEHERYEAVVVGAGPGGAAAAATLARYGVETLVLERGVEAGSKNVSGGLIYAESSAPVTIDDLFPDFRAEAAERPVTRYYLHNVAGDRVETFDLGPLHEHDTEWADAVLRRKMDSWLADRVHEVTRETGGGLLTGVRANGLLRDERGEVIGVTTDELDPIEADVIIAADGVNSELARDAGLMDWADPGEWFQGVKAVVDMPAETVNDRFALDEDEGAAHLFSGDLFSDVRGGGFLYTNEDSLSIGTVFHLDSLVAEQAEPHELLDALLTHPLLAQWLGDDYREREYAAKLVPDSKKVALREPHAGRLLVVGDAAGQMQAQGPIIKGMNHAVTAGALAGEAFAQARGRGRPEDAGRLYAEKLRDEGVMDKLRPRGYDLVRTVAERDDVTDAVDSLLTSRLGRLGIRALGGGLEGLYGSPRLSAIVPDTRTPYVTLPTVIAEELGTRVADESGVEPPSLEERIGELTYDTDVGNPHITLRDDSYAASGAAVAACPVSAEDFGGGCYREEVVRTNGSEERVVSLDTQPCVECGTCAVVADTEWRHPRGGKGVAFDQG